The Lolium perenne isolate Kyuss_39 chromosome 6, Kyuss_2.0, whole genome shotgun sequence genome segment TGCAACCGAGGCCGCGGCGGCAGGATAGTTCTCCGCGAGAGGCAGGGCCCGTCGCCTTTGCGTGGCCACGACTGCTTGGTCCGCGTCAAGCGCGAGTCGGAAGGAGCCCATTCCGGCGGGAGCCTGTACAAGCCGAAGAAGGAGGCCACTCCTATGTCCTCCCCGACGTCGAGGACGACGCGATCCTCAAGGCGGTCATGGCGTGTTCTTTGTACGACGTCATCCCCGTCGACCTCCAGATGCTGATGGACGTGGTGCTCTCCTGGTCCAAGGCGGAGTGGGAgagggaggaggcggagcggtAGCAGCGACTGCTCGAGGAGGCCGCACATCGCCGCGTCGTTGTCCTCGACGACAACGATGATGATGAGGGAACACCGCCTCATCCTTGACGCGTTGGGGCCCTAGGCCAGAGCAGCAGCCGTCAGCCGCAGCGTCGGTGCTGAAGGACGACGATGATTTCGACAGCAGCAGCGACTACAAgccgttctaccgccatttcaacTTGTAAAACGCCCGTTTTATTAGTTTTTCTAATATACTATCTTTACTACTACCTCTGTTCTTTATTAATTGACGCCAAGAATGTACGTGTGCAGGCTACTTCTTCTGTACAACTCACGTCAATTTAATCCGGACGGACGGAGTATTAAATTGCTAAGCGACCGTGGTACGTTCGTGATGTTTTGGCTCTCGCTAATTTTGCTTCGTCGCCACGTGGGAATCCGCTTGAGAAACGTCTTTGCACGATTCGTATAGAAAGTGCTGTACGTCGTACGTAGCCTATTTTTCGTTTTGGCCCTCAAGTTTATCGAAAAGCTACCCGTTGTCCCAATCCCAAATAACCATCGACCGAGCCACCTTGTCCTGGCTTTCTCCAAATCCacgtccgcgccgccgcccaagccggcCTCCACCGAACGAGCATAGATTTGGCATCCAAAGTTGTGTACTCGATCTGTATCATTTTTCTGCATGCCAGCTGACCAAGCATGTTGAATCAAATCAGTTTAGTGAAGCCACCAGCACAAGCTAGCTATAATGATTCTAtgtttttttgttaattatctaGGACATCCAACTGCCGTCAGTAAAATTGCTGAGTCATTTGGGTTCTAGCGATGGCAAAAAAAGGTCCATTATAGATGACTATTGTTCAGACATGAGGTGATGTTCTGAACCACGACGAAAACGACATTCTCGTGTCCACGGGTGGCGTCGCGCGCGAACCTGGATCCGCCGACCTTTTCGAAACCACGCCGTCTCACCGCGAGTGGACGTGTCGGCCTTCTACCAACCTCACGGGAATTCTCCATCCAACTGGAGTCCCCCGCCGCCACGCTGCTGTGCTAACTTCATCGGAACTCGCTAACTCGTTGTCTGACTCGATCCTGCCATGGCGGACGCCGCGACCATGCCAGCGGCACAAGCTCGGGGTCGCGTCCATGGCAGCCTAAACAAACCGGCGTCAGGCCTCTTCTGCCATAATGCCTAGGTCTACCATACGTTTTGGTCGTGCCTGTGGTGGTTTATGAATTATGATCTCAATTAGGCGACAATGGCGGTGGAGTTCTGGCTAATCTCGTCCCAGGTTTCGCGACACAGTCCGTGTAATGGTAGATTCGTGTGTCGCTTCAATTCGATCACCATGTTTGTCTGAATCCTCACCTCTGCCATGAAGTTACTGTTTGGTGCACGTTTGACCTAAAAGTGTACGTGTCAGCGTTCTGCAAATCTCACGGGAATTTTCCGTCCAACTCGAGTCCGCCGCCGCCACGCTGCTCTGCTAACTTCATCGGAACTCGATAACTCGTTGTCCGACTTGATTCTACCATGGCGGTCGCCGCGACCATGCCAGCGGCGCAAGCTCAGGGTCGCGTCCATGGTGGCCTAAACAAACCGGCGCCAGACCTCTTTTGCCATAATGCCTAGGTCTACCATACGTTTTGGTCATGCTTGTGGTGGTTTATGAATTATGATCTCAATTAGGCGACAATGGCGGTAGAGTTCTGGCTAATCTCGTCCCATGTTTCCCAACACAGTCCGTGTAATGGTATATTTCGTGTGTCGCTTAAATTCGATCACCATGTTTGTCTGAATCCGCACCTCTGCCACGAAGTTACTGTTTGGTGCACGTTTGACCTCAATCTGTTTTGCCTGCTCATGGAGATAATGATTGAGCTGGGACTGTTTTGAGTAGTTTGGCAGAGGTCCATTGCATTAGCTTAGGTTGCACTACAGGTTTAATCACAATGCAGTTGCTATCTGAATTTGGTATTGGTATGGGATCCTTGAGAGTGAAAAATTTCACCAAGGTGATGCAGAAACATAGATAATTATTGACCTACATAGAAACATAGATAATGCATTAGCTTAGGTTTAGCATTACCAAATTGAACAGTAAATATTGACGACATAATACAAACTTTGTTgcacgcagcaacgcgcgggcatttagCTAGTATATGTAAACCGATTTTGAATATATGTGCAAATTCGGTGAAAAATTAACGAACTAGCATATATGAATCCCTGTAAATTTCAACAAAATTTTCCTATGTTTGTTTAAATTTGATCACCGAATTAATAGTTTTGTCTCACCCTCCTAGGCTCGTCGCTGGTAAAACTGGTCCTCCCAGACTGAATGTTCGTCCATCCAGCGCTAATGCCAATCACAGGGAACGACGGGTACACACGGAGGAAGCGGTTAGTACAAGATTATTACTGTCTCTTCGTGCGGTTCACCGTACACCCAGTCCAGGCGTGCCCCTTCCGGTGTGTTTTCTTAACTGAAGCATCCACCCTCCACTTGCCCCCCGATCCGCGTCCCCGGCATCCGACGGCAATCCACCATCCGCTCTACCTTTTCTTTCTTGCAAATCACGCTGTCCTCACCTCTTTCGCCTTTGACTCCTCCTGCTCCACCGCCTTTGACGCCTCAGATATCATAGCCATCCTCCTACCTCCTCCTCAATCTCGCTTTGACGCCTCAGATAAAACAcatcctccgccgccgtcgctccTCCCCCACCATACCTTCAGATCCGAAGACAAAACATCAGCCATGCCTCCTCCCTCGTCTCGCCTCTTCCTATTCGACCGCCTCGTTCGTACCCCGATGATCGGCGGAAGTTCGCCCAGATGCAAGTGGCGTGAACTTCCCTCTGAAGCCAAGCGGGCGTACGGGTTCGGGGAGGAGAGCCACGTCGCCGATTCAATCGTGCAGGGGCTGGAGCTGGAAGAAAGCCTCGCCCCTGCACCAGATCTGTCCTTGCTGTTCCTCCGAGGCGGCAACATGTACACTACTATCCACACCATCGACGAGAACCTGATTGTGATCTCAtcggcctttgaagaagttgacCACGGACGGGTCTTTCTCATCTACGACGCCAGCGACAGGTCCCTCCTCATGATTCCCTCCATGCCCCGCACTAGCCCTCCTATCCATACTGCTCGTGTTCTCGTCGCACGCCGCCGTGACGGCGACAAGTCGTACGCCCTAGTCTTCCCAGGGAGGAAGTTTGTCTCCTGGTCAGCCAAAGGCAACCCTCAATACCAGGACGTTCTCTTTGTGTCGCCGTCCTCATCCACCTCGCCCTGGCAGATGGACAAGAAGGTTAAAATCCCCCAGAAGTGGCACTCTGATGATAGCAGCTTTGTCGCTGAAGAAGTTTTCTCGGCCCATGGCCGTGCTTACTGGGTGGATCTCTTACGCGGCGTCATGTACTGTGACTGCAACGATATACTCTCTGCTGACATTGATTGTGTGG includes the following:
- the LOC127307223 gene encoding uncharacterized protein, translating into MPPPSSRLFLFDRLVRTPMIGGSSPRCKWRELPSEAKRAYGFGEESHVADSIVQGLELEESLAPAPDLSLLFLRGGNMYTTIHTIDENLIVISSAFEEVDHGRVFLIYDASDRSLLMIPSMPRTSPPIHTARVLVARRRDGDKSYALVFPGRKFVSWSAKGNPQYQDVLFVSPSSSTSPWQMDKKVKIPQKWHSDDSSFVAEEVFSAHGRAYWVDLLRGVMYCDCNDILSADIDCVDVRTLDLPVGCEKYMGSRDEIAEVAAFRAMGAVGDSIKFVSIDGYLEPVDLKDCKVRIWRLTKDMNWDVEYELSLISLWEGLEFKGGFFPRLTPMYPFLSALDDHVVYFALGDFTRLQRNGFPTDPSYMVRVDFHHKTFECRHVYHWRHTSMAGLLAVSRNGKRKLSGLSQGEDLKPCPSVS